In the genome of Ferrovibrio terrae, the window CACACGACTCCGTTGCCGCCTGCCGTCATTGCAGCAGGTATTCGATCTGGGAGCCGTCGCGGGCGGTGAAAGCGGTTTTCACCCAGCGCCCGTCGCGGCCATACCACAGGGTCAGCTCGACGTCGCCGCTCAGGTGATAGCGTTGCGCCGGCACCTCGTTGTGCGCAGCACTGGCGAGTTCGTACTGCTGCGGACGGATGGCAAGATCGAGGCGACGGCCATTCTGGCTGTCCATGATCGTCGCGCGGCGCACGAAATCGGGCCGCCAGTAGCTCGTCGGCATGGTATCGGCCGGCAATAAACCGCTGTAGCCCGACCCGTTCACCCGCAGACCATCTGCACCAGCCTGTGCGTTCAGATATTCCTGACGGCCATCATTGTCGGTGGTCGACCGCAGGCTGACCAGGCGGTCGCCCTCCCAGATCTCGCGCGACTGGTGAAGATAGCGAAAGAGCGTGAGGAAGCCGGCGGCCCTGACCCGAAGTTCAATATCGACATCGACCTCGCTACGCTGCCCCTCGCTGCGTACGACCACGCGGTGATGTCCGATCGGCGAACCGTTGCGCAACACCTGGAAATCATATCGCTCGCTCGACGCAGGCATCCCGGCCAGCACCGCCCATGGCAGCGCCAGCACCACCAGAAATGCGCTCAGGCGGAGAAACGCGCCCATTGATTGAAGAACCAGCCAAGCGCTCCGCTGAAGCGCAGCGGCGCATCGGTGATCGCCAGACAGATGCAGGGCTGGTCCAGCATGGCGAGCGGACGGTGTTCAACGGCAGGATCGGCGATCTCGACATCGCCGCGGCGGAAGGCCGCATCGCCGGCAGTATAGCCGCCGCTGAGAACCAGCGTGATTTCATCGCCCGTATGCGTGTGCCGCGGCAGGCCGGCGCCAGGCGCCACTTTCAGCAGGCTGACCATGCCGCCCGCCTTCCTCTGCCTGGTCATGGGCAAAGCAAAGGACTGCAACCCGGCCCCGCTCCAGCGCCAGCGGACATCGGCCAGACCGCCACCGAGATACTGGCGCAAGGGCTGCGGCAGGCCATCGGGGTCGGCGACGGGCCGTGCGTTGCGGGCCGATTCCTGCGGGCCAAGCCGCCCGGCGATGCCGGCAAACCCGGCCACGGCCCGGTCCTGATCGGCAATGGGCTGCGGCACGATCTGCTCGACCATGCTGCCGGCCATGGCCTCGACGGCCTTCAGCTCATGGCGGCAATGCGGGCAAAGGGTGAGATGGCAGGCGGCCGCCAGCGACCAGGCCTCGGACAAGGTGCCTGTCGCGTAATCCAACAGCAACTCGGCCGGAATATGGTGGGTCGGGCCCAGAGGGGTCGAATCGGTATGTGCGGCCAAATCGGTCACAGCCCTGATCTTTGCGAAGTTTCGCCTGCTGCTCTACACGGTATTGTACGTTTCGAGATGTAATCTGGATCAATCCCCAGTCCGGTCAAGATTGCCCGCCATGATGTATTTTTTCTACGGCACGCTGTGCGATGCGGATGTGCAGCGGCTGGTTCTTGGCTATCGGCCCGGTCCGCACCAGCTCCGCCCCGCTCGCCTGCCCGGCTACCGCCGCAAGCAGGCCCGCGGCCGCAGCTATCCGGTGCTGCTGCGGGCCGCTGGCAGTCAGGTGGCCGGCCTGCTGTTCCGCCCGGCCCGCGCCAGCGATGCACCGCGCCTGAGCGCTTATGAGGGTCCGGAATACGTCACCCGCGTCCTGCCGGTGCGCCGGTCCCGCACAGGTGGCGTCGCGCCGGGTCGCGCCCGGGTCTTCCTGCCGGCAGGCGCTTCGCTGCCAGCCGACTTCCACGACTGGGTCCTGCCGCGCTGGCAACAGCGTGACAAGGCCGCCTTCCTCCGTTCATTGCAAGACCAGGGTCCGATGCCATGCACAAGCCGCTAGACACGTCCAAGCAGCCCTACCCGATCGAAATCGTCAGCCATGAGCGCGTCTACGACCGGCATCTGAAGGTGGATGAACTGCACCTGCGCCACGGCCTGTTCCGTGGCGGCATGACGCCGGTGATCAGCCGCGAGGTGGTGGGACGCGGCGATGCCGTGAGCGTGGTCCCCTATGATCCCAGGCGCGATGAAGTGGTGCTGGCCGAACAGTTCCGCACCTCCGCCCTGGTCAATGGCGACCGCGCCTGGATGACCGAAGTGGTGGCCGGCCTGATCGAGGACGGCGAAAGCCTGGAAGAGGTTGCGCTGCGGGAAATGAAGGAGGAAAGCGGCCTCGACCCCATCGGGCCGCTGATCTTCATCAACTCAATCTACGCGACACCCGGCTTCTGCACTGAGCGCTATCATATTTTCTGCGCGCCGGTGGATGCGACACAGGCTGACGGTGTGCATGGGGTCGCCAGCGAGAATGAGGAAATCCGGGTTTTCACCCTGCCCTTTGCCAAGGCCTATGCCCTCTGGGAGGCTGGGAAAACCCCCAATCCGCTGGTGGCTTTCGGCCTGCTCTGGCTTGCCCTGCACCGGGACAAACTGCGCCAAACCTGGGCGGATCCACGCGGGTTGCAGCCCTAACCCCCCCTCGGTATAGGATGGAGGCATGGATTGCCCGGGAAAGCGCATTATATGGCCGCGCTCCCCCCTGATTTGAGAGCGTTATGGATACTCGCAAAGACTTCATCGACAGCATCGGCCGCACCCCTCTGATCCGCCTGCGCCGCGCGTCCGAACTGACCGGCTGCAATATCTACGGCAAGGCCGAATTCATGAATCCCGGCGGCTCGGTGAAGGACCGCGCCGCGCTGTACATCGTGCAGGATGCGCTCAAGCGCGGCACGCTGCGTCCGGGCGGCACCATTGTGGAGGGCACCGCCGGCAATACCGGTATTGGTCTGGCGCTGGTCGGCAATGCGCTCGGTTTCAAGACCGTGATCGTGATGCCTGATACCCAGAGCCAGGAGAAGAAGGACTTCCTGCGCCTGTGCGGCGCCGATCTGCGGCTGGTGCCTGCCGTGCCCTACAAGGACCCGAACAACTACGTGAAGTATTCGGGCCGGCTGGCCGAGGAAATCGCCAAGACCGAGCCGAACGGCGCGATCTGGGCCAACCAGTTCGACAATGTCGCCAACCGCGACGCGCATCTGCACACCACCGGGCCGGAAATCTGGGAGCAGACCGATGGCAAGGTGGATGGCTTCACCTGCGCGGTCGGCTCCGGCGGGACTTTCGCAGGCGTGCTGATGGCGCTGAAAGAGCGCAATCCGAAAATCCAGGTGGCGCTGGCCGACCCGATGGGCGCCGCGCTGTATCACTACTACAAGCACGGCGAACTGAAGGCCGAGGGCAGCTCGATCACCGAAGGCATCGGCCAGGGGCGCATCACCGCCAATCTGGAAGGCATCACGCCCGATGACGCGTTCCAGATCCCGGACGAGGAAGCCCTCCCGGTGGTGTTCGACCTGATCGAGCATGAGGGACTGGTGCTGGGCGGCTCGTCCGGCATCAACATCGCGGCGGCGATCCGTCTTGCCAAAAAGATGGGGCCGGGCCACACGATCGTTACCATCCTGTGCGATGGCGGTGCGCGCTATCAGAGCAAGATGTTCAATCCCGAATTCCTGCGCTCCAAGAATCTGCCCGTACCGCCCTGGATGAGCTAAAGCCAGATGACCAGCTTCCTGTTTCGCGACGATGCCTATCTGAAATCCTGCGACGCCGTCGTCACGGCGATCGACGAACGCGGCTTCCAGACCGACACCACCATCTTCTACCCGATGGGCGGCGGCCAGCCTGGCGATACTGGCCGCTTCGTGCTGGAAAGCGGCGAGACGGTGGAAATATCCGACACGCGCAAGGGCGACGGCCCGGATGGCATCGTGCATGTGCCGGCCGCGGGTTCGGCTGCGCTGAAAGTCGGCGCGAAAGGCAGGCTGGACCTTGACTGGGACCGCCGCCATCGTCTGATGCGCATGCATACCTGCCTGCATCTGCTGTCGGTGCTGGTGCCCTTCCCCGTCACGGGCGGCCAGGTCAGCGACGGCAAGGGCCGGCTGGATTTCGACATGGCCGACAGCATCCCGGACAAGGACACGCTGACCGCCAAGCTGAACGAACTGATCACCGGCGACCATGCCGTCACCGCGCGCTGGATCACCGATGATGAGCTGCTGAACAGTCCCGACCTGGTGAAGACCATGGCGGTGAAGCCGCCGATGGGCCTTGGCAAGGTGCGTCTGATCGAAGTGGCCGGGCTGGACAAACCACTCGACCTGCAGGCCTGCGGTGGAACCCACGTCGGCCGCACCGGCGAGATTGGTCCGGTCGCCGTCGTCAAGATCGAGAACAAGGGCAAACAGAACCGCCGCGTGAATATCGCTTTCGCGGCTCAAGTAGTCTGATCAGGGAGCAAACGATGTCGTCGTATGTCAATCCGGATGCACTGGTTTCGACCGAGTGGCTGGCCGAGCACCTGAAGGCGCCCGACTTGCGCATCGTCGATGCTTCCTGGTATCTGCCGACCATGAGCCGTAACGGCAAGGCCGAATACAACGACGCGCATATTCCCGGCGCAGTGTTTTTCGATATCGACGAGATTGCCGATCTCGACGTGCCGCTGCCGCACATGCTGCCTAACCCGGAAAAATTCGCCGCCCGCATGCGCCGGCTTGGCATCGGCGACGGCAACCGCATCGTGGTCTATGACGGCTCGGATGTGCATCTCTCCGCCCCGCGTGCCTGGTGGATGTTCCGCGTCTTCGGCCATACCGACGTGGCCGTGCTGAATGGCGGCTTCAAGAAGTGGAAGGCCGAGGGCCGCCCGGTGGAAGACCTGCCGCCACTGCCTCGCGAGCGGCATTTCACCGCGCGCCGCAACGATCTTCTGGTGCGCGACGTGGATCAGGTGCGCACGAATATCGGCAGCAAACGCGAACAGGTGGTGGATGCACGCAGCAAGGGGCGTTTCGACGGCACCGAGGCGGAGCCACGCATCGGCCTGCGCGGCGGCCATATTCCAGGCTCGCTGAACGTGCCATCGTCGCTGATGACAGATCCCACGACCGGCCTGTTCCAGTCCGCCGAGGCGCTGAAGGACATTTTCGGCAAGGCCGGTGTCGACCTGAGCAAGCCGGTGGTGAATACCTGCGGCTCGGGCGTGTCGGCCTGCATCCTGACACTGGGCATGCATCTGCTCGGCCATCGCCAGGTTGCGGTCTATGACGGGTCGTGGACCGAATGGGCCGGTCGCACCGACCTGCCGGCGGAAGTTGCCTGAGGAGATGACGCTTGGCCGAGGCGCGCGATATCCGCTCGTCTGAAACGGTTGCACCGGCGATCTTCCGTCTGCCGCCAGCCACCCTGCTGGACGATGGCCGCTACAATGTCACCGTCGTCTATCTGGAGATGACCAGAACGCCACCGGAGACGGCCAACCTGCCGCCGCTGGTGCCCAAGCTCGCGCTGTTGAAACTCGACAAGCCGACCACCGGATTCTACCGTTATCTCTACGATGTCGTCGGCCGTCCGTGGCACTGGGTCGACCGCCATCGCATGACCGATCTGGCGCTCGGCGGCATCATCACCGATCCGCATGTGGAAATCTGGGTGCCCTATGTCGGCGGCGTGCCGGCCGGCTATATCGAACTCGACCGCCGCAACACCGATGCCGATGACCGCAGGACCGTCAACATCGCCTATTTCGGGCTGACTCCGGAATTCTTCGGCCGCGGCATCGGGCCCTGGCTGTTGCGCGCCGGCATCCGACAGGCCTGGTCCTCCGGCATCGACCGGCTGACGGTGAATACCTGTAATCTCGACCACCCGGCTGCGCTGCCGCTGTATCAGAAATGCGGCTTCCGCCCCTTCCAGATGCGCGACGCGCTGTTCGACCCGCGACGTTAGCCGGGACTTCTCAGCTTCGGTTCGCGATCCCAGATGCGATGCTGCTTGGCGGCAGCGATGAAGGCCTTGGTACCACCAGCCCCCTCCAGAGCGACAATCCCGTCATCGGGCTCGACCCCGGCCTTGTCCATCAGCGGCTTCGCGGCAGCAACATTGCCGATCACCTTGAGATGGCTGAAGGCGTCATGCACCCAGGCTACCGCGCCAGCCTCGCGCACCAGTTTCTTCACGCCATCGGCTGACGGCAGCAGCACGACGGCATCGAACAGCACAGACGGCCCGCCTGAAATGGTGTGATTGGCCACCACCGTGCTGCCGTTGCCCAGTTTGGTGCCGCCGATCTTCGGCGCGACGATCTCCACCATCGCGCCTTCGCCATGCGCTGCATCCTGCACGGCTTTCAGGAGTTTCGCATCCGCGCCATCGGTGACCAGCACACCGATCTTGCGGCCCTTGATGGTCGGTTGCGCCTTGGCAATCAGGCTGAGCGCCTTCGAGATTTTCATCGTCTTGGCCGCTACGGCAGGCTGCAGCGTCTCGGCTTCGCCTTCCATGCCCAGCGCGGCTTCCACGCCGTTGCACAGATCGGCATGCACCAGCTTCAGCCGGCCCAGCACGCGGCGGCGGATGGCGATGGTTTCCACCTTGGCCAGTTCAAAGGCGAAAGCACTGACGATATGCTGCTGCTCCGGCCTGGTCATCGAGAGCCAGAACAAACGCGCATGACTGTAATGGTCGGCGAAGCTTTCCGGCCGCTGGCGCAACTTTGGTCCGTCGGAGGGTTCGGGGAAACTGGCAAAGCCCGTTGGTGTCTCACGCGGGGTATCGGCGCCAAGACTGTTGGGCTCATAATTCACCCGCCCCTTGGCGACCGCCATGCGCATCAGGCCATCACGCTGGAAGTTGCGCATCGGGCAGACTGGCTTGTTGATCTCGATCTCGTGGAAGTTCGGCCCGCCCAGACGACTGAGCTGAGTGTCTATGTAGGAAAACAGCCGGCCCTGCAGCAGCGGATCATTGGTGAAATCGATGCCCGGCACGACATGCCCGGGATGGAAGGCCACCTGCTCGGTCTCGGCGAAGAAGTTGTCCGGATTGCGATCCAGCACCAGCTTGCCGATCATCTGCAGCGGAATGATTTCTTCCGGGATCACCTTGGTCGGGTCCAGCACGTCGAAGCCGAGCTTGTTGGCCGTCTTCTCGTCGAAGGCCTGGATGCCGAGTTCGAATTCCGGATAGTCGCCGGCCTCGATGGCATTCCACAGGTCACGGCGATGGAAGTCGTAATCCGCGCCAGCAAGCTTTACGGCCTCGTCCCAGATCAGCGAGGTAGAACCGATCGTGGGCCGCCAGTGGAACTTCACGAAGGTGGAATTGCCCTTCTCATTGACGAAACGGAAGGTGTGGACACCGAAGCCTTCCATCATGCGGTAGCTGCGCGGGATGCCGCGATCCGACATCGCCCACATCAGCATATGCGTGCTCTCCGGCACCAGCGACACGAAATCCCAGAAGGTGTCATGCGCCGAGGCTGCCTGCGGAAAGGCGCGGTCGGCTTCCATCTTCACCGAATGCACCAGGTCGGGGAATTTCATCGCATCCTGGATGAAGAAGACCGGGATGTTGTTGCCGACCAGATCGAAGTTGCCTTCCGAGGTATAGAACTTGACGGCAAAACCGCGCACATCGCGCACCGTATCGGCCGAACCGGCGCCGCCGGCCACGGTTGAGAAGCGCACAAAAACGCGCGTCTTTTCGCGCGGGTTGCGCAGGAAGGCGGCGCGCGTGAGCGCACTCATATCCTTGTAGGGCCGGAAATAGCCATGCGCGCCCGAGCCGCGCGCATGCACGATACGCTCGGGGATGCGCTCGTGATCGAAATGCGTGATCTTCTCGCGCAGGACGAAGTCTTCCAGCAGCGTGGGTCCCCGCGCGCCCGACTTGAGCGAGTTCTGGTTGTCGGAGATCGGAACGCCCTGGTTGGTCGTCAGGGCGCGGTCGTCGCTGTCGGTCTGCTGGTGTGTCTCACCGCCCTTGCCCGCGACGGTCTTGATCCTGGTCTTGCCTGCCGCAGGCTTCGCCGTGCGCGTCGTCTTCGCCATGATGATTCATCCCTTGCTGGTCTTTTGGAGCCATTCCAAAAGAAACCGCAGAGATGAAAGTTCCGGCAGTGGAAGCTTGGCTGCGGGATCAGTTCTTGTGTTTCTGATAGTGCCGGCGCGCTTTCGCGCGATTGCCGCAGCTTTCCATCGAGCACCAGCGGCGACGCTTGTTCGGGCTTGTATCGTGAAACAACCAGCCGCAACCCGGACCGGCGCAGCAGCGAATGCTGGCCGGCTCGGCGCTCACCAGCAACTCCGCCCCCAGCCGCGCCATCGCGCCAAGCGGAGAGCCTAGTTCCAGCCCGTCGCCATGCGCCTTCCAGCCAAGCCGCGCACCGTTCACCGCCGCGATCACGCGCCCCTCAGGGTAACGCAGCAGGCAGCGGTTCAGCACGTCGAGATCTGCAGGTTTCGCAGCCTTGCCCTGTCGTGCGGCCTGGGCCAGACGATGCAGCGCTTCGCGCAGGTCTATCGCCTCGGCCAGCACGACAGCGGCCTGCGCCGGCTGGCGCACAGCGGCACGCTCCAGCCCTGCTTGTGCGGCGGCGCCAATGATGTCGAGCCGGCGCCAGCAGGCCAGCAGGGCGGCATAAGACACCAGCATCTCGTCGGGTCCGCCCTCGGCCGCGGGACGGTCGCGCCAATCCAGCGTGTTGACGAAATCCAGCGCCGGATGGCCGCCATGGAGTCCGGTGGATACGATACGGAGAGCCTCACCCATATAACCATCATACCGGTTGACTGGCTGCCGGCCAATCCCTAACTTTCGCCTCCATGGAATCGCTCCCCGACCAGCCGGAACCGGCAACCTTTACCCGCGCCGGCATCTTGCACGGCATGAAGCTGACTATGCCATACAGCATCAGCGCACTGCCCTTCGGCCTCGCTTTTGGCGCGGCTGCGCTGGGCGTCGGCATGACGCCAGGCGAAGCCATCCTGATGAGCGTGGCCGCCTTTGCCGGCAGCGCGCAGTTCGCCGTGCTGGCACTGTGGACCGCCATGCCGCTGCCGGTCGCGGCGATCATCCTGACCGCCTTTCTGGTCAATGCACGCCATATCGTGATGGGCGCCGCGCTGTATCCCTATATCTCCAACCTGCCACTGCGCCAGGTGTTGCCGGTCTCGGCTGGAATGACGGACGCGGGCTGGGCCATTACCCTGCAGGCGATGATGAATGGCCGCCGCGATCTCGGCATCCTGCTCGGCACCATGATCATGCAATGGCCGGTCTGGGTCGGCGGCACTGCTGTTGGCGCATTGATTAGCAGTGGTGGCCTGGATGTGAAACGCTGGGGTCTGGATGTGCTGATCGCCGGCGTCTTCGCCACCTCTGTCGTCGGCCTCTATCGCGGTCGCGACGACATCTGGCCCTGGATCGCGGCCACGGCCGGCACCGTGGGCGCGCTGCTGTGGCTGCCGGGCAACTGGTACATCCTGATCGGCGGCATCTGCGCCGGCCTTGCCGGACTCATCACCAGCCGCGATGAGGAAAAAGCGGCATGATCGAGGGTCTGACCACATTCGACACGGCCGCCGTGATTGCCATTCTCGGCATGGGCATTGTTACTTACGCGACGCGCGCTGGCGGCTTCTGGCTGATGGGCTATGTCACCCTGTCGCCGAAGCTGGAGCGCTTCCTGCGCCAGACCGCCGGCGGCGTGCTGGTCGCCATCGTGGTAGCCGCTGTGGTGAAGGGCGATCCGGCCATGTGGGCCGGCCTGGCGGCAGCCATCGGTATCATGATCGCGATCCGGAAATCTATGACCGCCATCTCGATCGGCATGATCGTGGCGGTTGCCATTCGCTACTTCGTCTGACTCAGTTGCTGGCGATCAGGTTGACCGTCAGCGCGATCACGGTGGTGTTGAAGAAAAACGAGACGATACTGTGCACCAGCGTTAGCCGACGCATGCCGCGCGACTGGATGCTGATATCGGAGACCTGGCAGGTCATGCCGATGACGAAGGAATAGTAGAAGAAATCTGAGTAGTCAGGATCGCCCTTGCCGGGGAATTCGAGCCCCTTGCGATCGGCTTTCTTGCCATCGCCCTCTGCATCGCCGTAATACAGATGCGCGTAATGCAGCGCCAGCACGGTATGGATCAAAAACCACGACGCGATCAGGCTGGCGCCGCCAAAGCCCAGCCGCAATCCCAGCACAAGCCCGGTCGCCCCACCCTTGCCATAGATTATCAGGCCAAGCCCTAACAGGCTGATCAGGGCCGCGATTACCACCAGCAGCGAGACGACCCAGGCGTTGTCATCCAGCTCGCGGGCACGTTTGCGCAACTGCGCGATGGAGATGCAATGGACGGCATAGGCGGTCCAGCCGAGGAACAGCAGCACGCCGGCCAGCCAGGCTGCACCGGCATGCACCATCGGATCGTCGGGCTCGAAGGGCCAGAGGAAAATCCCGCTGCCGATGCAGAGGCAGATCAGCAGCCGCCAGCCTGCCGAGAGATGGCGCAGAATATCGAACAGACGTGTCATACCTGATACAACGGTAACAGAATGGCCAAGTTCCGCTTTGCTGCCAGCGTGTTCAGTGCGCGGCCGGATGCTGTCCCGGCGGCGACTGCCAGTCGACCACCTGCCAGCGGCCGTCGACCTGACGCAGCCGGTAGCTGGTCGGCGGCGCCGGCGTGGTGAAGCAGTCGGGCTCGGCAGTCTGCAGGCCGCACATGCGGCCCGCCACGGCGATCAGCGCCTCGCCGGCACCGGACAGCTCGGCCGCCGCAATACGATAGCTCCACCAGTAGCGCGAGCTCTGCAGCTTGGCCAGGAAGCCTGACACACCCTCGCCGCCCGACCAGACAATGCGGCACAGCTCGGCATCGCGGCGCGCGAAGCAGGCCAGCAGCGTTTCGACGGCGCAGAGCGGCGTCTCCGACTGACCGATGCAGCGGCTGTCGCTGCGGTCTGCAGGTCCGATCAGGCGATACTGGTTGGCGGGATCGACAGTCGGGAGCTGTGCCCTGGCTGACGGAATGAACAGGAGACTTAGAAGAATCGCGGCTGCAAAACGCATGACGCTCCTCCCATCTGTTATGGGAGGAGCGTAGCACGGTTTTAAGATATGCCGATCTGCTTATTGCAGTATGGCTGCTTAATGCAGGATCTGGCTCAGGAACAACTGGGTGCGTTCATTCTGCGGGTTCGAGAAGAACTCGTCAGGCGTGTTCTGCTCGATGATCTCGCCGCGATCCATGAAGATCACCCGGTCGGCCACCTTGCGGGCGAAACCCATTTCATGGGTGACGCAGAGCATGGTCATGCCGCCTTCCTGGGCCAGGCCGATCATCACGTCCAGCACTTCCTTGACCATTTCGGGATCGAGCGCCGAGGTCGGCTCATCGAACAGCATGATCTTGGGGTTCATGCAGAGCGACCGCGCGATGGCGACGCGCTGCTGCTGGCCGCCCGAAAGCTGGCCGGGGAACTTGTTGGCCTGCTCCGGGATGCGCACGCGATTGAGATACTTCATCGCGGTTTCCTCAGCTTCCGCCTTCGGCTTCTTGAGCACCCAGATCGGGCCAAGCGTCAGGTTTTCCAGCACGGTAAGGTGCGGAAACAGGTTGAAGTGCTGGAACACCATGCCGACCTCGCGCCGGATGGCGTCGATATTCTTCAGGTCGTTGGTCAGTTCGGTGCCATCGACGATGATATGGCCCTTCTGATGTTCCTCCAGCCGGTTGATGCAGCGGATCATTGTCGATTTGCCGGACCCCGACGGTCCACATATGACGATACGCTCGCCCTTCTTCACGCTCAGATTGATATTCCGCAACACGTGGAATTCGCCATACCACTTGTTGACGCTCTGCAGATCGATAACTGACTCAGCCATTTTGCCAGGCCCCCTTAGCGCTTGTGTCCGGTTGCCAGACGAACTTCGAGATTCTGGCTGTATTTTGACATGCCGTAACAGAAGATGAAGTAGATCGCCGAAACGAAGACATAGGCCTCGATCGAGAAACCGCGCCATGCGGAATCGGTGAGCGCCACCTTGGTCGACTGCATCAGGTCATAAATGCCGATGATGACGACCAGCGAGGTGTCCTTGAACACCGCGATGAACAGGCTGCAAAGCGGCGGGATCACGATCTTCAGTGCCTGCGGCAGAACGACAAAGCCCATCTTCTGCGCGTAGGACAGACCGAGAGAATCGGCGCCTTCGTATTGCCCCTTCGGAATCGCCTGCAGGCCGCCGCGTACTACTTCCGCCAGATAGGCGGCGGCGAACATGATGATGGCGATCTGGGCGCGCAGCAGCTTGTCGATGCTGAAGCCTTCCGGCAGGAACAGCGGCAGCATCACCGATGACATGAACAGCATCGAGATCAGCGGCACGCCGCGGATCAGTTCGATATAGAGCACGCAGAGCGTCTTGATCGCCGGCATTCTCGAACGCCGGCCCAGCGCCAGCAGCACACCGAACGGGAATGCCAGCGCGATGCCGAATGTGGATAAGATCAGCGTGAGCGGCAGGCCACCCCACTGCGTATCCTCGACATAGCGCAAGCCAAAAATCCCGCCCCACATCAGGACAGCGACG includes:
- a CDS encoding DUF1345 domain-containing protein, which produces MTRLFDILRHLSAGWRLLICLCIGSGIFLWPFEPDDPMVHAGAAWLAGVLLFLGWTAYAVHCISIAQLRKRARELDDNAWVVSLLVVIAALISLLGLGLIIYGKGGATGLVLGLRLGFGGASLIASWFLIHTVLALHYAHLYYGDAEGDGKKADRKGLEFPGKGDPDYSDFFYYSFVIGMTCQVSDISIQSRGMRRLTLVHSIVSFFFNTTVIALTVNLIASN
- a CDS encoding AzlD family protein; translation: MIEGLTTFDTAAVIAILGMGIVTYATRAGGFWLMGYVTLSPKLERFLRQTAGGVLVAIVVAAVVKGDPAMWAGLAAAIGIMIAIRKSMTAISIGMIVAVAIRYFV
- a CDS encoding amino acid ABC transporter permease is translated as MTTATESLPPPTATSGPIAWMRERLFSSPLNIILTVLAVWLVLMSLPPFIEWALIKANFTANTSQECRAGGGACWAFIGQKYRLMLFGLYPYDEQWRPLIAAIIMIGMIIASGMQRFWNMSLPIIWVGGLIAVAVLMWGGIFGLRYVEDTQWGGLPLTLILSTFGIALAFPFGVLLALGRRSRMPAIKTLCVLYIELIRGVPLISMLFMSSVMLPLFLPEGFSIDKLLRAQIAIIMFAAAYLAEVVRGGLQAIPKGQYEGADSLGLSYAQKMGFVVLPQALKIVIPPLCSLFIAVFKDTSLVVIIGIYDLMQSTKVALTDSAWRGFSIEAYVFVSAIYFIFCYGMSKYSQNLEVRLATGHKR
- a CDS encoding amino acid ABC transporter ATP-binding protein, coding for MAESVIDLQSVNKWYGEFHVLRNINLSVKKGERIVICGPSGSGKSTMIRCINRLEEHQKGHIIVDGTELTNDLKNIDAIRREVGMVFQHFNLFPHLTVLENLTLGPIWVLKKPKAEAEETAMKYLNRVRIPEQANKFPGQLSGGQQQRVAIARSLCMNPKIMLFDEPTSALDPEMVKEVLDVMIGLAQEGGMTMLCVTHEMGFARKVADRVIFMDRGEIIEQNTPDEFFSNPQNERTQLFLSQILH
- a CDS encoding AzlC family ABC transporter permease; translated protein: MPYSISALPFGLAFGAAALGVGMTPGEAILMSVAAFAGSAQFAVLALWTAMPLPVAAIILTAFLVNARHIVMGAALYPYISNLPLRQVLPVSAGMTDAGWAITLQAMMNGRRDLGILLGTMIMQWPVWVGGTAVGALISSGGLDVKRWGLDVLIAGVFATSVVGLYRGRDDIWPWIAATAGTVGALLWLPGNWYILIGGICAGLAGLITSRDEEKAA